A genome region from Solanum pennellii chromosome 12, SPENNV200 includes the following:
- the LOC107006551 gene encoding uncharacterized protein LOC107006551 — protein MSNLSKLEFVALDISGKNYLSWVLDAEIHLAAKGLDATITQGNEASSQDKGRYDHLKATVLPRARYEWMHLRFQDFKTVIEYNSAVFRITSQLKLCGETIKDEDMLEKTLTTFHASNVILQQQYREKGFQKYSELISCLLVAEQHNALLMKNHEARPTGAAPLPEANVVEARDQSEVKRDDHRGYNNARGRGKDKRRYTNRQGGGHNKRENNMSSQNNPSKSNCRRCGMKGHWKNECRTHEHFVRLYQNSFKKKGNKSGASSSNARAESHMTLKDDDKPGTSQKYDKDVEANLALKDDVFDGLGDITHMEVDDFFGDRN, from the exons atgtCGAATTTATCCAAACTTGAGTTTGTGGCATTAGATATTTCTGGAAAGAATTATCTTTCATGGGTACTCGATGCTGAGATTCACTTGGCTGCTAAAGGTCTTGATGCCACTATTACTCAAGGAAATGAAGCATCGAGTCAAGATAAG GGGAGATATGACCACCTAAAGGCAACAGTGTTGCCAAGAGCTCGTTATGAGTGGATGCATTTACGGTTTCAAGATTTTAAGACCGTAATTGAATACAACTCTGCTGTATTCAGGATAACCTCCCAGTTAAAATTATGTGGGGAGACTATAAAAGATGAGGACATGTTGGAAAAGACACTTACTACTTTCCATGCCTCAAATGTGATATTGCAGCAGCAATATCGTGAAAAGGGTTTTCAGAAATATTCTGAACTAATCTCATGTCTTTTGGTGGCTGAGCAACATAATgctcttttaatgaaaaatcatgaagctCGTCCCACTGGAGCTGCTCCATTACCGGAGGCAAATGTGGTGGAAGCACGTGATCAATCTGAAGTAAAAAGAGATGATCATCGGGGCTATAATAATGCACGGGGACGTGGCAAAGATAAAAGACGATACACTAATCGTCAAGGTGGTGGTCATAATAAAAGGGAGAACAACATGAGTTCTCAAAATAACCCCTCAAAAAGTAATTGTCGTCGTTGTGGCATGAAAGGCCATTGGAAGAATGAATGTCGCACACATGAGCATTTTGTAAGGCTCtatcaaaattcttttaaaaagaaaggaaataaaagtggtGCTTCCTCTTCCAATGCTCGAGCTGAGTCACATATGACTCTTAAAGATGATGATAAGCCGGGAACATCTCAGAAATATGATAAGGATGTTGAAGCAAATTTGGCTTTAAAGGATGATGTTTTTGATGGCCTTGGTGACATTACTCATATGGAAGTTGATGACTTCTTTGGAGATCGAAACTGA
- the LOC107007554 gene encoding F-box protein PP2-A13-like → MGSSLSFFLNPRGSVDVPPANPGLGDLPESCVASVMVYLNPSEICSLSVLSRGFRAASSADFVWESKLPINYELLIDRVFGGVDDFSNNMCKRDIYARLCRPSYFDGGLKKVWLDKGTGRVCLSISANGLAITGIDDRRYWSRIETDESRFQSIAYLQQIWWVEVGGEVDFPFPAGSYSIFYRLQVGRSSRRFGRRICNSEHVHGWDKKPVQFQLSTSDGQQATTQCYMKEPGKWKYHHVGDFTVTGSAANTKVKFSMTQIDCTHTKGGLCVDSVLICPSEFTERLKRF, encoded by the exons ATGGGTTCTTCTTTATCCTTTTTCTTGAATCCACGTGGTTCCGTTGATGTACCGCCGGCGAATCCTGGTTTGGGTGACTTGCCGGAGAGTTGTGTGGCTTCAGTTATGGTTTATTTAAATCCATCGGAGATCTGTAGTCTTTCGGTGCTTAGTCGTGGTTTTAGGGCTGCTTCTTCTGCTGATTTTGTATGGGAATCGAAATTGCCGATTAATTATGAATTGCTTATTGATAGGGTTTTTGGTGGggttgatgatttttctaataatatGTGCAAAAGGGATATTTATGCTAGGCTTTGTCGACCTAGTTATTTTGATGGTGGGTTAAAG AAGGTTTGGTTAGATAAGGGTACAGGAAGGGTTTGTCTATCAATATCTGCAAATGGATTAGCGATAACAGGCATTGATGATAGGAGATATTGGAGTCGTATCGAAACAGACGAATCGAG ATTCCAGTCCATTGCGTATCTCCAACAGATATGGTGGGTTGAAGTGGGTGGAGAGGTTGATTTCCCATTCCCAGCTGGGTCCTATAGCATTTTCTACAGGCTGCAAGTTGGACGTTCCTCTCGGAGATTTGGACGGCGAATTTGCAACTCCGAGCATGTTCACGGTTGGGATAAAAAGCCAGTGCAGTTCCAGCTCTCAACATCCGATGGTCAGCAAGCTACAACCCAGTGTTACATGAAAGAGCCTGGAAAATGGAAATATCACCATGTAGGAGACTTTACAGTTACAGGGTCTGCAGCAAATACGAAAGTTAAGTTCTCCATGACCCAAATCGATTGCACCCACACCAAAGGTGGACTTTGTGTAGATTCTGTGTTAATATGCCCGAGCGAGTTTACAGAGAGGTTAAAGCGTTTTTAG